CCTCGAAATCCTGAAGGCGTGGAATCGGTGTATAAATCTCACCGCCCTTAAGGACGACGGAGAGATCGCGGTGAGCCATTTCCTGGATTCGCTCTCGGCGGCGAAGTTCGTACGCGGTGCGGGGAGCCTCCTCGACATAGGGTCGGGCGCGGGGTTCCCGGGGATACCTCTCAAGATCGCTATGCCGGAGCTCGACGTCACGCTCGTGGAATCCGTCCACAAGAAGACGGCGTTCATGAACGAGGTGATAAGGGAGCTCGGCCTTACCGGGATAAGGGCCGTGTGGGGGAGGGCGGAGGACGAATCGAACGGCGTTCCGCGCGGGGCGTTCCCGCGCGTGATCTCGCGGGCGGTGAGCGGTGTGAAGGAAGTCCTCGCCCTGAGCGAGCCATACCTCGGCCCGGGCGGGAGCATTATCCTCATGCGCGGGAGGAGGGGAGAGGAGGAGTGGGAGCAGGCCGGCGAGGGAGTGCACGCGCGGTACAGGCTCGTGGAGAAGATGCGCTTCACTTTACCCTACGGCGGGCAGACGCGGGTTATATTTGTCGTGGAGCCGGGGCCGCAGTAGCTGAAAAACCCTGAAAACCGTTTATTCCCCGCCGGACAAAACCGGATACTAGACAACCAGATAGCGCCATGCGAGCCCTGCCGCGGCGGAGAGGGCGAGGGTCGGTATCATGCCGAGCCGGAATAAGAATATGAGCACGAATGCCCCGGCGGCTATGGCGACTGACGCGGGATCGACCGTCTCCCACACGGGGACGTGGAGCGTCATGCCGAATGTGCGCATCTCGTTCACCTCGCCGAACATAGTGTGGATCGAGAACCAGACGGCGAGGTTGAGTATAACGCCCACGACGGCGGCCGTGATGGCCGATAGTGCGCTCCCGAGGGATTTATTG
This sequence is a window from Thermodesulfobacteriota bacterium. Protein-coding genes within it:
- the rsmG gene encoding 16S rRNA (guanine(527)-N(7))-methyltransferase RsmG, which encodes MSVERMLEEGAAGFGVSLSREDTGKFVRYLEILKAWNRCINLTALKDDGEIAVSHFLDSLSAAKFVRGAGSLLDIGSGAGFPGIPLKIAMPELDVTLVESVHKKTAFMNEVIRELGLTGIRAVWGRAEDESNGVPRGAFPRVISRAVSGVKEVLALSEPYLGPGGSIILMRGRRGEEEWEQAGEGVHARYRLVEKMRFTLPYGGQTRVIFVVEPGPQ